TAATTCGTTTTGAGTTATAATGTTACAATACATGGATGGGACACGTTGTAACAAGTTTGACGTTGTGACAGAACGGCCATACGCGATTTGACCCAGTCTCGACCCAGAGCCCTGATTTTGACTTTGAAGATTTTTCACTAATTTTCCGGCATTTCTTGATTTTTGTTTAATAAGCAAAACACTTGAAATTAGACTATCCTTTATTATCATAATTTATTTATTAGTTGGCAAATTAATATTTTCATATTTGACACCTGTTATATATAGAATAGTCTGTAAAGCAAACATATTATTACCAGAAAAGCTCATTAATTAATAACACATTTTCTCTTTAAAGCATGTCTATACACTTTTGTATGTCTCTTTACTTATTCTCTCAGAATTTGATGGAATGAGCAGAACTAGAGGGGTTTACAGTTTACAGTAGTTTACTGTATGTATATCCTGTAACTTTTTACGGTAATTTTTTTTACCGTAAAAGTACAAAAAAAAATGGAATAAAGTTTTGACTGCATATTAATTGTTAATAAGTTAAAGAGACATAAATACTAGAAACAAAAACAGTCCATGTGTAACCATAATAAATAAGAGGGAAGCACTTAAAATGTAGATGAGGAATAAGTGAATAAAACACAACCACATGTCCCCACTCTTTTGACTTAAAAAACCTTATATGGTGACCTTCTAAATGGTGGAAATAGCACCCAGTTCAGGAACAAACTTCTGGCTAAAGATTCATGGTGCTTTCTTTCTTAATATTTAGTTTTAACAGAAGAATAAAATGGAGGTTAAAGGAAACAAATGCAACTATGTGATCTCTAGATCATCAAACACATCACCAATGGCGACTTTTATAAGACGCGTTTTCGTTAGAATTCATTCCGCTGTAGATTCATGGGAAAAGAACCACTCGCCTTGCAGGCGAAGAGGTCTGCATAGAGACGTCGAACAAGATGAACTTCAGCACATCAATACAAATTGTCTGTCATCGTATTATAGCGTCTTTGTAGCCCGACTCGCCATCATGGTACCAAACTACATCctgttttaaatttttaatacCAAAATAAATTAGAATcttttaataaatgaaaatctATTTGTGCAGGTAATGTTGGCAATCCTTATAGGTCTGCTAACACTTCTCACATGGCATTTTACTAAAGTGTACACAAGAACATCGTTAAACGCTTTGGCATATGGTTTGCGATACGAATTGTTACAGCGGCCTGTGTTACGTATGTGGGGTGTTTTAAATTCTACTGTCGAAATAACAACGGCTCAAGTTAAGCTCTCTGAGTATGTGGTCAGAAAGTACAAAAAACCGGAAAACCAAGCACAGCAAGTTGAGGTTTATGTTAGcttattttctttttttgttATAAATACAGAAAACTAATGTGAATCTTGTAAACTTGTTTCATCAGTTATATGAAGTTATGAGAGCTGTCACATGGGCATTATTTGCAAGTCACAGAGCGCTAAATTCGATAACGATAAAGTACCAAAACGGTTTTGTTCAAGCGTTTCACAGAGATCCTAGAGACAACAGTACATATTACATATACAATGATCTCACAAACTACACAATGGCTGGAGCTGGACCTTATGATGTCAACGCGTCATCGTCTCATCAAGGGTGGAATGATCAAACGATACGTAGTAACATATCAGCAATCTGGTACAGAGAGCCACTGGATCCCAACACTGGTGATAAGATTGGAAAACAAAAGGCGATTCCTCCAGACGAGTTGATCAATATCGCAGGCATTTCTCAAGTTCCATATGGTGCACCTTCTTGGCATGTAGCTGTGAGTAAATTTACAAATTCGCCCTTGCTTTCAGCGGCTATGCCGGTTCGTGATGCGCCTGACGGGAGTATAGTGGCGGTTGTGGGCGTTACCACCTCCCTGTATAGCGTCGGTCAGCTTATGAAAGAGCTTGTTGAGTTTCATAGTGGTCATATTTACTTGACGTCTCAAGAGGGTTGGTTGTTAGCCACTTCTTCCACAACTCCGTTGTTGACAAACACATCGGATGGACCCACGCTCATGATGGCCGTTGACTCACAAGACCCGGTCATACAAACCGGAGCCAAGTGGCTACTAAAAGCTTATGGGAATAAACCACCGCCGAACCATGAGGTTCATATAGAGAAAGCGAAATTAGGCAACGAGCTTTATTACATCGACTCGTTTTTCTTGAACTTAAAGAGACTTCCCATGGTACCTTTACTTCTTTCTGTCAGTTTTATATGTATGTACAGTTGtacatatgtatgtgtgtgtgttctcAGATTCTTATGTGTATGCCGTTTACAGGTGGGCGTTTTAATTATTCCAAGGAAATACATAATGGGAAAGGTGGACGAGCGAGCTTTTAAAACGTTGATGATACTGATATCTGCATCTGTGTGTATATTAGTTATAGGATGTGTATGTATATTTGTGTTAACAAATGGGGTCTCGAAGGAAATGAAGTTACGTGCAGAACTAATTAGCCATTTGGATGCAAGAAGGAAAGCAGAGGCATCTAGCAACTACAAGAGCCAATTTTTAGCAAACATGAGGTGAATGTTTTAACAAATTTCTTGTTATTAACATTTTCTATTAATCAAAGCGTTAGAAAATGTCGAACATGCATGGTTCTAGATTTGAAATTTatggtttttaactttttatgttACAATTTGACAGTCATGAACTGAGAACACCAATGGCTGCAGTCATAGGATTGCTTGACATTCTTATATCCGATGAATGTCTCACAAACGAGCAATATGCAACAGTTAGCCAAATCCGTAGATGCTCAACGGCTCTTCTACGGCTTCTCAACAATATTTTGGACATTAGCAAGGTgacatattaaaaaaataataactttaTCATAACTATATTCAAGTTATATTCTAACAGAGTTATAAGTTGCAGGTTGAATCAGGAAAACTGGTTCTGGAAGAAGCCGAATTTGACATGGGGCGAGAACTCGAAAATCTAGTAGATATGTTTTCCGTGCAATGCAAAAACCACAATGTGGAAACCGTTATAGATCTCTCTGGTATGTGCCATAACAGCATTATTATTACTAAATTATATCTCTACTTAAGGTTAATAATTTGTTTTGTTCTCTGTGTTGTGTGTGATCAGATGATATGCCAAAAGTTGTTCAAGGGGATTCCGCTAGAGTTGTTCAGATTTTCGCTAATCTAATCAGCAACTCAATCAAATTTACAACATGTAAGAGCAATGTTCTCTAAATAACTTCATCAAGATACCAGATATCTTGATATTAAAAATTGAATTACAGCAGGATACATTAATCTGAGAGGATGGTGTGAAGATCCACATTCTTGTACCGAAAATGGGAATTTTCGGCTTGATCAAAAAGCTTTATGGCCAGCACCAAAGAATAAACTGATACAACAGGAAAGCGAAGAGAAAAGTTCCTGCAAGAAGGACAAAAAAGTGATTCTTTGGTTTGAAGTTGATGATACCGGATGTGGTATAACTTTTTACTACTAATAAATGAACATTTCGGTTAATATCATCCAAAAGACGATTATGATTTGTTCTGTTTCTATCTTTTTTTATTGTACAGGAATCGATCCAAGCAAATGGGAGTCAGTATTTGAAAGCTTCGAACAAGCTGACCCGTCAACGACTAGACTGTAAGCAATACCACCCACCTAATATTCTGTACACGATCGCATTAATAAATTATCAGTATATTTTGTATAcatttctgattttttttaaataatttcaGGCATGGTGGAACTGGTCTTGGACTCTGCATCGTTAGAACTCTGGTGAGATAAACCGTCTTTCTAACCGACTATAGAATTACCACATAAAAAGATAACTCAACTTCAACACAACACGCATGCAGGaacaagaaaataaaataaataaaaatggcaTGTTCTTGTAAGACACATTGCTTTAGGTCTGAAAAAAAAAGCTGATTCGTAATAAAAACGTTATTAACAGGTTAACAAAATGGGTGGAGATATTAGAGTTGTGAAAAAGAACGGGCCAGGGACTCTAATGCAACTTTATCTGCTACTTGGTACACCCGCAGATATACCACAAGAAAATTACAAACTAAAGTATGCAGATCATAATCTTAAGGTTAGCAAAGTTCTTTTTCAATTTAGAGTAAAAttccattttcgtccctgaggtttgccagttttgcgacttttgtccaaaagTTTGTTTCTCCGCATCTGGATCTAAtaagtttgaaatcttgccattttcatccggatcgttaactccatccattttctccgttaagtcaggggtatttctgtcttttttgtcaacttaaagagcaattcggtctttttcactttatataaaaagaccgaatacccctgaaaagACAGAAtttccctttaagttaacaaaaaaagacgaaaatacccctgacttaacggagaaaaatggatggagttatcGATCCAGATGAAAATGGCTTGATTTCATTTTCAAACCTTTGGgcccagatgcggaaaaacaaacctttggacgaaagttgcaaaactgaccaaacttcagggacgaaaatggcattttactctccAATTTAATATGTGGATTCTATTATTTTGTATAATCAAATGCAACTTGTGAAGGTAATTACAATGTAAATACAGGTAGTGCTTGCATTAAACGGAAGTATGTGCAGGATGATTTTGTCGAAATGGCTATTTAAAATCGGAGTGCCCACATGGGATGCATGTGAGTGGAACGAACTAACACACATACTTCAGGAGCTTTTTATACCTTCGCGGTATACACAAAACTTGACATACGAATGTTCAAAGGTCGAATCAATAAGCAAGCAGGAAATGGAGGTTTCGGTTTTCATTGTAGTTGTTGATATCGGATTGCTAAATTTAAGCACAGGCATATGGAAAGAACAGCTCAATTTCTTGGATATATTTAATAAACGAGCAAAGTTTGCATGGGTTTTAAACCATGATACGTCTAACACCATCAAAATGGAGCTTCATAACCGAGGACATCTGTTGATGGTAAACGAACCGTTATATAAATCGAAAATGATTCAGATAATGGAAGCTGCCATTAAAGAAAAAATGATTCCGTTAAGACATGGTGGTATTTTGGGAGGTGATACACATGAATTTCTGGAAATTGATAATGTGCATTCGGATCCTGAAAGTTCAAACGATTCTGAAAAATCGGAAATTAATACGATTCAAGTTGAAGAAACACGGCGTACATTTTCTTCTTCTAGATACGGAGCTGTAAACAACTGTTTTCTTGAACTAACTGAAGTATGTTCAGAGAGGAACAAACTGGGGGCAAATGAGACATTTCCAGTGGCTGCTAATCGCTGTAATTCTCAGGAGAATCGTATGCAGTACGCGGAGAAGACAGTTAACGGACAAAAGTCGCTCGAAGGTGTACGTATTTTGCTTGCAGAAGATACACCGATACTCCAGAGAGTGGCAACTATAATGCTTGAAAAAATGGGTGCCATAGTTTCGGTTGTAGGAGATGGAGTGCAGGCAGTGGAAGCTTTACAACGTCCCGTAGAAGATGGTATGCCAGCTCAGACAAAGATGCGGGATCCGCCACCGTATGACTTAATACTCATGGATTGTCAGGTAAGAACTattgatattaatattaatataattataCGATAGTTTCTGATTTGATTGATATTTTTGAGATACCAGATGCCAAAGATGGATGGTTATGAAGCAACAAAAACAATACGGAGGGCGGAAATGGGAACCGATTTGCATATTCCGATCGTTGCACTGACAGCGCACGCCATGTCGTCCGATGAAGCTAAATGCTTAGAAGTTGGCATGGATGCGTATCTAACGAAACCTATTGACTGCAAGCTTATGGTTTCCACCATTTTATCGTTAACTAAGTTACAACCTAATTCTCACATAATAAGCAGCATAAAATAATGTTACTTCACAAGTTAGAAGAAACAACAAGTTTATAAATTGTACCAATGTATAGCATAAATAGTAGCATAGAGGAGCAGAGTTTTGACTTAAACATATGACAAAGCATAGTTCTTTTTGAATCTTGTggccaataataataatattaataataaccaAAGTGTGCTTGTTCAAGTACAcagttttctttctttttttttttttttttccaaaatcttATGTATATCAGTAGATGATAATCTTGATAAATATTACATTGATGATGTGTCTTTTAATACTCTATGGAAGCAAACCCATGAATTGCAATAAGAAATGTTACCTTTTTGGACACTGTTATTCTTTTTTAGCAAATCTTGGTATTGACATTATCACAAACAGTTGGTGGGCAATTATGATCCAGTCAAAAACGCCTCAAATTCTTCGCTGGTGCTGTTTGATCGGTCTTGTAAGTCTTGTACTAGCTGGGATTTTTCAAGTAACAAAACTATGACAGTCATCTTATGACAGAATAAATCACTGCGTTGCATTATATGATTAATTGGcttaaataaataagaaatataGAATGTCTGCATAAACGGCAGCCAATATAGGAGTTGATTTCAGCTCGATATCCAAACGAATTGCAATGAAGATGGTCGGTTTCTTTTCTTGAGGTTGCGATTTGTGTCAATGCAATTTCAGTTTGCTTGTTGATACTAGGGTGAGCGTGCCGGTACCTCTTACCGAAATATTCTTATTTCGTACGGTAAGATGTCAAAAGGTGGTTACTCGAAAAAATGGGTACGGAAATTCGAGATACCGGCACCCAATATCGTCCGTAGTTGATACTTCTTTAGCACGAAAATATTTGGGTCAGTGTTGTTCAAAGGAAGAAGGAACAGAATAATGTAAACGATTGctttttttatgaaaatatggTTGTATTGTTCATTGTAAAAATACATGCACGTTCCTATACATAGATGATGTGATGAAAGCTTTTTAGGGTGCTCGGTGTGGTTTCAGTGAATCATTTGGTGAATGGTGTTCACCGATCGGTTAACGGTTGCCAGGCCCAATTCGTTGAGCAGTGAGTGTGGAGGGCGGTGAGTAGTCACCGATTGATTGAGTGTAATTGTTTGAGGAATATAGCCGTTACCTATCCGTTGGGAACTAGCCGtttataaaaaaatcaacttttcttTATAAAACAACATTCAACACCATTTTTCACCATTCTCTTCTCCATCCTACTCAATTTTTCACTTCTTCCATTTTTCACTTCTATTTCTGAATAATGGATGATATACCACTGCTATTCATTCCAATTGATATTAGTGAAGACGATGATTCTTCCTCAAGCAAtaatagtttaatttttttttccaaaatcttATTAACGAAGCCGCCGAACTAGAAGACACGGGTACTTCTAGAAAAAGGAAATATGTTCGTCGAGATCGAGAGAAATCTCACGAAAACCTTATGAGAGATTATTTTGTCGAGGAGCCTAAATTCAACGAAGAGGTTTTTCGTCATAGGTTTCGTATGTCGAAAaggttattttttaaaaattgtGAGTGACGTGCAAGCGAATAACTCGTGGTTTCATGAGACCCTGGATGCGAGTATGAGAAGAGTTTTACACCGATGCAAAAAGTTACGTCGACGATTAagcaacttgcaaccggtaaccctcCAGACGAGTACGACGAGTGTTTAAATATGGCCGAAAGGACTTTCCGTGATTGTCTAGAAATTTTTTGCGAAACGGTATGTAATTTATACGCTTCCGAGTTTTTACGTAGACCTACTAGTCACAACATTACGCTCTTGTACCAAGCTCATGAGGAGAAACATCACCTTCCTGGGATGTTAGGTAGTCTTGATTGTACACATTTTGTTTGGAGAATGTGTCCAACAGAGTTGTGGGGACAATATATGAGGGGGGATCACAGTTACCCGACAGTTATGCTCGAAGCGGTGGCCTCTCAAGATTTGTgggtttggcatgctttttgtggtcCACCAGATTCACAAAGCGACATCAATGTGCtccaacaatctccgttatttcttACTCAACAAAATGGAACTCCACCAAAATGCCCATTTTACGTGAACAACCGATGCATGCTATGAGTGTTAAAAAAAATAGGAGTGTCGTATATGTGTGCATTACTATGCATAATATGATTCTATAAGACGGTGGAAGCGCGATTGCACCGGTACATATTCGGGATTCTCCAGTCGAGCTCGTTTTCGATGACACTGTTAATAACGAGCTCATTGATGAAGATACACATTATAGACTAAAATATGATCTTGTGGAGCATCTTGGAGAACAAGAtttacctgtcacaccccaaccgatggcggaatcatcggggtgcggcactgagcgaaacagattatccagaagtttccataacaattatcattaccaattaatttaaagtaacatgtctcataccatgtctcaaaaggtaaacaaattattacagacaaaatctaggcaaatagttctattccgacaactcagatttttcaaaatagcccaattgtttatctgcttctagagacccttgatttcatttgtacagacaactatttgttggcctctagagttttattctagcctcgctttcctagcagataagcatcctaagatcctgtcacatacgttaaaataaaagtcaatacacatagtgtaaaggtgtgcatacaagtttgataatagcatatagagttcgaaatagtttacgcataaccagcacgtacacagaggaaaacgaagcatgttagttatcgacatgaacctatcgataccaatgactgcgggttgactgctcgaggcagttcgtaatacatgatcaccactgtaatccatgcaaataattgtccttaacaacccccgagtgaacgggtgttgagtccaaactatagtactatcgtcgttaaggcatgtagacaacattccatgtgtaaacataacaaacaagcattcattaagtcatgtataacatgcgataacggttagcgttaaagtattgtatagtgtgttcgattgtgattttgtataagtaacgtatgtaaaacccaaaagtgcataaagcaaaaagggatcgagtatactcacagcggttgatggattgaagggagggcttgagagtagggttagcctgaatagttcgatggTAGAACGATAAGTAACGTGTAAAACAGaaacaagtgttgatgggtcggTCAGATGGTcaatcggatggctgtccgatcggtcgGCTGGCCGTGCGcgtgacagtccgttcggacagttgtccggtcggacggtagtccgatcggatgactgttcgagtggattgtttcttcctttgagcaggatgtgtttgtgtatggtggtttgacttttgaagtttttgttgtagcatttaaaaacattgaagtatctttacctttcaggtcggtcgatcggaccgttcgatcggccggcaactcGTTCGGCTGGTACTTCAGCGAGAACAAATTCTCAGCAGGATATCACTTGATCGGACAGTAGTTCGaccgggtggcattcctagtgcattgaacatgttagAAAAATCGATTATGTGTTAAAGcctaagtatctcatgatccgaagagtaatccgatcggatggcagtccgatcggttagcagttcgttcaatacccAAACTTTAGATGAAGTGGTTAAGTGTGGAACCCATAGTGCAAGCCGTTCGGCTGACCGGCCGTTCGGGTGGCTGTCcattcggacagcagtccgatcggacgacaccCCATCCTAGTCGTCCCGTTCGTCTTCCACTTGGTTGTTTTttattgtttgtcgttttatcgaggcgtTTTGATAATGTGTTAGCCAACAGAACCTCATCCTTCGCTTTAGTGACCCGGctgaacaggaatcacccaagctcagTCAGTTCACTGGTTCCAGACGATTGTTCTTGACTAACCCGGAATCGGTAGTCTCGTGactagaatccagatcttgaaccaaacAACCACAAGAACGAGTAGTATgtcggcacaagctccgattccaccggttttaagtgcattgagtgtaaaagagttgaaagaaagttagaaaacattCTCTCAatcgtgaatatgtttagatcttgtaacaccccaaaacccgaatgtttatattcgTTAAATGTTATGATCGGGTACAtcaagaaataaataactaggttattcGTCCTAGTTAAAAGTATGGTAGAAACAAATAAGGGATGAAAGTTGTGTCAATTCTAATTAGTGAgaaaacttgagggaccaaaatgGTTAGGATGGAAAGATGggtttatttatgaaaatcaacacacacaaacacacacattcgTGTGTTCTAGAAAGGAGCAGGAGCTCTCATGAGAGCTCAAGAAACCCTAAACGTGAAGAATCATCAAATCGAAGGGCAAATCAAGGTCTAAATTCATGAATGAAcacggattaatgatcaccttcacaaggggattgtaaggtatgtcttaaaagttagattggtgatctttcacgaagtgggttatgatgtaaattgcgaatttgtatgaaattgtgaatgggtgtgtgttagaatcatcatattgaacatgggttatgcatgatttaggttaatttgatgtttagaggtgAAACCCATTTGTTTTGGTAAGGATGATGACTTGAATGATCACCCAAGTCCAATCCTTGTTCACATCTTGTTGTGTTATGGTGTATGTAATGCGTTCTTGTTAGGTAgattgaatgtgatatgaatttgttgatgtttttgtgttaattgatgaatgaaggcatgaagtaggaagtaaagcatgaaacacttgtacattatgcataaattgtggcatgcacaccaagtgtttgatgaaatgcctaggtgggattaatagatgaaatggtatgcaagtaatggatgaaatcgtataatatggggatatgatgtatttgatgataaataaacatgagaaatctatttttatatggaattcatgtaggatttggttggccatgttatttagtaaaagtatgcattagaatattgtactctatgtcggagtggtatgatgtttactacatgtttgaataattgcttaatcaaaattgataagtaaaagtacactaaatgtgaagcatatgagatcattagaataggatgaagttagaatgatgttgggttgttaagcataggtcatggtgttagttgtagaattatgttactagaatgaacggaattaaatatgtttggtatgtgcatataactagatgatcatgtggttgtatgcttattgcatcgtgagt
Above is a window of Helianthus annuus cultivar XRQ/B chromosome 14, HanXRQr2.0-SUNRISE, whole genome shotgun sequence DNA encoding:
- the LOC110909037 gene encoding histidine kinase 1 isoform X2, giving the protein MEVKGNKCNYVISRSSNTSPMATFIRRVFVRIHSAVDSWEKNHSPCRRRGLHRDVEQDELQHINTNCLSSYYSVFVARLAIMVMLAILIGLLTLLTWHFTKVYTRTSLNALAYGLRYELLQRPVLRMWGVLNSTVEITTAQVKLSEYVVRKYKKPENQAQQLYEVMRAVTWALFASHRALNSITIKYQNGFVQAFHRDPRDNSTYYIYNDLTNYTMAGAGPYDVNASSSHQGWNDQTIRSNISAIWYREPLDPNTGDKIGKQKAIPPDELINIAGISQVPYGAPSWHVAVSKFTNSPLLSAAMPVRDAPDGSIVAVVGVTTSLYSVGQLMKELVEFHSGHIYLTSQEGWLLATSSTTPLLTNTSDGPTLMMAVDSQDPVIQTGAKWLLKAYGNKPPPNHEVHIEKAKLGNELYYIDSFFLNLKRLPMVGVLIIPRKYIMGKVDERAFKTLMILISASVCILVIGCVCIFVLTNGVSKEMKLRAELISHLDARRKAEASSNYKSQFLANMSHELRTPMAAVIGLLDILISDECLTNEQYATVSQIRRCSTALLRLLNNILDISKVESGKLVLEEAEFDMGRELENLVDMFSVQCKNHNVETVIDLSDDMPKVVQGDSARVVQIFANLISNSIKFTTSGYINLRGWCEDPHSCTENGNFRLDQKALWPAPKNKLIQQESEEKSSCKKDKKVILWFEVDDTGCGIDPSKWESVFESFEQADPSTTRLHGGTGLGLCIVRTLVNKMGGDIRVVKKNGPGTLMQLYLLLGTPADIPQENYKLKYADHNLKVVLALNGSMCRMILSKWLFKIGVPTWDACEWNELTHILQELFIPSRYTQNLTYECSKVESISKQEMEVSVFIVVVDIGLLNLSTGIWKEQLNFLDIFNKRAKFAWVLNHDTSNTIKMELHNRGHLLMVNEPLYKSKMIQIMEAAIKEKMIPLRHGGILGGDTHEFLEIDNVHSDPESSNDSEKSEINTIQVEETRRTFSSSRYGAVNNCFLELTEVCSERNKLGANETFPVAANRCNSQENRMQYAEKTVNGQKSLEGVRILLAEDTPILQRVATIMLEKMGAIVSVVGDGVQAVEALQRPVEDGMPAQTKMRDPPPYDLILMDCQMPKMDGYEATKTIRRAEMGTDLHIPIVALTAHAMSSDEAKCLEVGMDAYLTKPIDCKLMVSTILSLTKLQPNSHIISSIK
- the LOC110909037 gene encoding histidine kinase 1 isoform X1 encodes the protein MEVKGNKCNYVISRSSNTSPMATFIRRVFVRIHSAVDSWEKNHSPCRRRGLHRDVEQDELQHINTNCLSSYYSVFVARLAIMVMLAILIGLLTLLTWHFTKVYTRTSLNALAYGLRYELLQRPVLRMWGVLNSTVEITTAQVKLSEYVVRKYKKPENQAQQVELYEVMRAVTWALFASHRALNSITIKYQNGFVQAFHRDPRDNSTYYIYNDLTNYTMAGAGPYDVNASSSHQGWNDQTIRSNISAIWYREPLDPNTGDKIGKQKAIPPDELINIAGISQVPYGAPSWHVAVSKFTNSPLLSAAMPVRDAPDGSIVAVVGVTTSLYSVGQLMKELVEFHSGHIYLTSQEGWLLATSSTTPLLTNTSDGPTLMMAVDSQDPVIQTGAKWLLKAYGNKPPPNHEVHIEKAKLGNELYYIDSFFLNLKRLPMVGVLIIPRKYIMGKVDERAFKTLMILISASVCILVIGCVCIFVLTNGVSKEMKLRAELISHLDARRKAEASSNYKSQFLANMSHELRTPMAAVIGLLDILISDECLTNEQYATVSQIRRCSTALLRLLNNILDISKVESGKLVLEEAEFDMGRELENLVDMFSVQCKNHNVETVIDLSDDMPKVVQGDSARVVQIFANLISNSIKFTTSGYINLRGWCEDPHSCTENGNFRLDQKALWPAPKNKLIQQESEEKSSCKKDKKVILWFEVDDTGCGIDPSKWESVFESFEQADPSTTRLHGGTGLGLCIVRTLVNKMGGDIRVVKKNGPGTLMQLYLLLGTPADIPQENYKLKYADHNLKVVLALNGSMCRMILSKWLFKIGVPTWDACEWNELTHILQELFIPSRYTQNLTYECSKVESISKQEMEVSVFIVVVDIGLLNLSTGIWKEQLNFLDIFNKRAKFAWVLNHDTSNTIKMELHNRGHLLMVNEPLYKSKMIQIMEAAIKEKMIPLRHGGILGGDTHEFLEIDNVHSDPESSNDSEKSEINTIQVEETRRTFSSSRYGAVNNCFLELTEVCSERNKLGANETFPVAANRCNSQENRMQYAEKTVNGQKSLEGVRILLAEDTPILQRVATIMLEKMGAIVSVVGDGVQAVEALQRPVEDGMPAQTKMRDPPPYDLILMDCQMPKMDGYEATKTIRRAEMGTDLHIPIVALTAHAMSSDEAKCLEVGMDAYLTKPIDCKLMVSTILSLTKLQPNSHIISSIK